In Hyalangium gracile, the genomic window TGAGTGCCGTCCACGGTCTGGCTGCCCACGTAGAAGGCCAGCCTGGGCAGCTCGAACTCCAGTGGCCCGTCCTCGTGCAAGCCCACGAGCAACACGGGCTCGCCGCCGCGCAGGTACGAGGGGCAGATCAGCCCGGGCGCGGCCACCTGGTTGTGGCGCTCGTCGAAGTCGAGCGGCGGCAGCGGCATGCGCTCCTTCTGCCACCGGTCGTCATAGGTCCCCGCGTAGCGCAGCCGAGGCTCGACCCCGGGCCCGATCGGCCCCACGCCCGCGGGAGCAGGCCTGGAGCGCGCACCACGGATGAGATCGTCCGGGTCCTCGATCTGCGGTCCCGGCTTGTGGAGCAGGGAGTCCGAGTCGGCCACCACCCCGCGGCCCACGGGGTTGCGCGGCTCATGGGCCAGCTCCTTGGGATTGCTCGTGTCCATGCCTCCATACGCGTACTCCCAGCGCAGGGGCAGGGACTGGAAGGGCTTGGGCGGCGTGAGCGTCATGCCGAGCGCCCCCTTGAACCACACGCGCAGGCCGAACACCTTGAGCTGCTTGCTCACCGGGCCCACCTGCACCCGCACGTCCAGCTCCGTCACGGGCTGGGCATCCACCGCCACGGCGCTGCCCACCACCACCACGTCCGTGCTCGGCTTGCGCAGGCAGGCGTCCGACGGATAGCGGATGCTGCTCTCGGGCACGTCGGGGTCCCACGGCTCGTCCACCAGCCGGACCTTCGCGCCGGTCTCCCGCCTCACCGCGCCCATGGGCTGCACGGAGAAGCGCTGCTTGATGACGACGACGTAGCAGGGCGCGCCGTCCAGCCCGAACTTCGGGAGCAGCTCGACGGTCGCGTCCGTGCGGGTATTGAGCTCGGGGAGGTTCATCTCAGCGGGAGAAGGAAAGGGCCCAGGTGCCACTGGCCGCGCGTCGCAATTCAGGCGCCTCGCGCCACCGGGCGAGCATGGCCTGCTGGCGGGCGACGAAGTCTCGAGGATCGAAGGGATGGGTCGCGCCGGTCCTCGCCACCAGCTCGTGGAACGCGAGCCGGCGCTCGCGCATGGAGGCGGGGGCGTGCTCCATCTCCCACAGGTTGTCCTGCGGGGACCACAGGTGGCCCCAGCGGTAGCGCTTCTTCAGCGTGGCCCGCTCCTGGTGCTTGCGCCACCACGCCGTCCAGCTCTCCGGGTCCGCCGTCAGCTCCAGCTCCTGCGGCGGCGGGGAGAACCCGCGCACGAACGGCTCCTCTCCCTTCTCGTACTCGGGGTCCGGCACATCGTCCGTGAGGGAGGCGCCGGTGAGCCGCTGCAAGGCCCCCACCGCGGCCACCTGCCCCGCCCGGAGCTGCGCCAGCAGGGGCTCGACGAAGCGAAGGTCGCCGTACCACCCGAGCGCCTCCAGGAGCGCGGGGGACGCCTTGCCTCCCCGAGCCAGCGCCGCCTCGAAGTCGGCCGCTGCCTCGGGCCCACCGCCGATGGCGAGCCACAGGGCGGCGCTCGCGAACCCCTCCTGGCCCTCGGCCACGAGCGCTCGGACCTGCTCGACGCCCGTCTCGGGATGCCGCAGCCAGAACGTCTCGATGACGAAGGAGACGAGCTCCTCCTCCTCGCTCCGAAGCAGCTCCGCCATCTCGCCCAGGTCCAGCGCTCCGGAGGCCCAGGGCAGCGCGCGAGCCCCCTCCAAGGCCATCTTCGGGTCCTCATCCAGGGCGAAGTTGAGCGCCTCCTCCCCTCGGAGCATGCCACGGCGGCCCAGCACCCGGACCGCCAGCAGCTGGAGCGTGGGCTCCGGTCCCGAGAGCCACCCGCGCAGCAGCGACTCGAGCCCAGGGTGGGGCACGAAGGCCAGCGCGTCCGCGGTGGCATCGAAGATCTCCGGCTCCTCCAGCCCCACGGTCCTCACGGTGCGCGCCACCTGATGGAGCGCGTCATCCCCGGCCAGGCACCCGTGCACGAACAGGGCGGCCCACGTCAGCTCCGGGTCCGGCACGGGCCGATCGTCCAGGAGCTTCACCAGCTCGGGCAGCACGTCCACGCCGCACGCGACGATGCCATCCACCCGCGCCAGCAGCCGCTCCTCCACGGTGCTCAGCTCGCTCCAGAGGTCGCCCGCGTCCGGCTGCCGCATCACGCTCATCATCGCGAGCTCCTCGAAGAAGGCCCGCGCCCGCGCGAACTCCACCTCGCTCCTCGGGAGCTGGAGGCCGAACTGCGCCTCCTCGACCTCCTTGGGAGTCACCGCGGGCCTCGCCTTCTTCCGAGCGGGGCGAGAAGCCGGAGCCTTCTTCCCGGAGGCTCCCAGCTCCTCACCGGCGGCCTCGGCCTGGGCCAGCAGCTCCTCCAGGGAGAGCACGGGCATCCACCGCTCGGTCGGGGTGGGGTCCATCGACACATCAATCTCCGGCGCCTCCTCTTCTATCGGGAGCACGATGGCGGGCGGCACGGGCCCCCGCTCCAGGGTGAGGAGCGAGGGAACACCGGTCAGGGCCCGTGGCCACTCTCCCTCCGCCGGCCGAGGCAGCTGCAACGGATGGAGCAGGGTTCGCCCCACCGCCTCCCGCCAGTCCTGCGTGGCCTCGCGAAGGTTCCGGGTGACCCGCCTGGCCCCGGTGTCCCGGGTCACCATGGCCTCGAGCGACCCCAGCGCGGCGAGGGCCCGGTTCAGCGCGGTGGCTGTCCCCTCGTTGTACTGCTTCGCATCGCTCGGGGACGCAAGCGCGCCATACAGCGCCCTGAGCGACGCCCTCAGGTTCCGCTCGATGGCCCGCACCGGGACGTTCGGATCCTTGATGGCGCGCAGCCCGATGAGCGCCTCGTCGAGCAGCGCGCGGCGCCCCAGGAGATCCCGGCTGGAGGTCGGCCCGCCACCGCCCATCCCCGCTCCCGCCGCGCCCGGGCTCCGCTTCGAGGAGGGGGGCTTCTTGCTGTCTCGTGGATCCGCCATGCGGTCTCTCGGGCTCAGGCGGCCCAGTCCCCGGCCTCCACCAGGCGCCGGAGCCAGGCTCGCGTCTTGCCCTTCTCGGTGAACAGCCCCCAGTACTCGGGCGGCTCCTCCACGAAGAGCGGATCCAGCCGGCGCGCCACCTCGGCATAGGCCTCCGGGTAGGCGAGCCGGTTGAGGTCTCCCATCGTGGGTCGCGCACCGGCCTGGAGGAGCACGCCCTTGCCTACGACGCTCACCTCCACGGGCTGTGTCCAGGAGTCCCGGCGGAGCGTGGACACATCGAACTCCCGCGTCTGGGCCAGGCGGTGGCTCACCAGCGTCAGCCAGTTGCTCCCGGGCAGCCACTCGGGGGTGTACGTCGCCATCTCCTCGGGCTCCTGGATGTCCAGGCCCAGGTAGCGCTCCGCCCAGCGATAGAACAGGTTGAAGGCGTCCCCCTGGTGGAGCACGTTCCAGCGCCCCACGTAGCCCCCCACCAGGGAGTGCACCGGGCCCAGCTTCCCCAGCTCGATGGCGAGCGACAGCAGCTCCTCGGGCGGGTGCTCCTGGGGCAGGGTCAGCTCCAGCACCGCGGAGCGCTCGGCGCGCCTGGGGTCGATCTCCGTATAGGAGAAGCCCACCTCCGGGCAGTTGGGCTCATCCGCCAGGCGGAAGGACATCAGGTGGCGCGGGCGATCCTGCACCAGCACGCGCGAGGAGAGCCCCTTGCGCAGCTCGCGGAGCGTCCCCTCCTCCAGGTCCTCCCACTCCGTCATCACGGACGTCGTGTAGTACCCGAGCTGGTCCGCCACGGAGGACCCGAGCAGCAGATCCAGCGCGCGCTGAGCCCCCTCCTGGGCCCAGAACTCCGGCTCGGCCAGGTAGGCCGTGAGCCCGAGCGCGACGCGGATGATCGGCTCGTCCTCTTCGACGTCGATCATCGTGTCGATGTAGGGCTCGGAGACGGGCTCGGACATGGAGGAGGGCTCGGGAGGCGCGGTCAGGAGTGGTTCCCGAAGCCGGGGCTGCCCACCATGATGAAGCTCTTGCCGCCCACCTGGCAGTTGGGACACCCGACCATCGCGGACGCGTTCTTCCGGTTCACGCTGGTGACGATGTCCTTCTTGGGAGTGCCCGGAGGCAGCTGCCCCACGCCCGCCTCGTTGCCCTTGATGCCGCTGAAGATGGAGTCCAGGTTGGGCACCTTGCCGCCCTTGTGCTTCACCTTGGCCACGGGCTTCTCGGCGATCTTGCTCGTGGTGGTGGTGATGGGGAACGGCGTGGGGATGCCCTGCGGGCCGGTGGGCGGCGGCGGCGCGGGGATGAGGCACACGTTGGGCGCCATCTGCACGAAGTTGAGCGGCTGCTTCTCGGTCGCCGCCTCCATTCCCGTGGTCGTCAGGCTCATGGTGTCTCCCTCAGTTCAGGCTGATCATCCGCGCGAGGATCTTCGCCACCTCGCGGGCCCGGGTGACGACCTGCTTGCCGTAGAGCTCCACCTCGGAGCCCTTCACGCGCAGGAAGGCCGAGGACGTCTGGAGCGTGGCGCCCAGGCGGGCCTTCAGCGAGAAGCGCTCCACCTCGGCGTTCACCGAGCCGTGGCGGTCCACGCGCAGCGCGCGGGAGGTCTGCACCACGCCCACCACCACGGGCGACTCCGAGCTCTCGACGAGCACCCGGGCGCCCTCCTCCAGCGCCTCGCGCACCAGGGCGGGATCCACGGAGGCATCCAGCGGCAGCACGCTCTCGCGGGCGCCGATGCGCACCCGCCAGCCCTGGGGCTCTTCCGCCAGGACGGTGGCGAGCAGGACGGCTCCGGCGGGCGCTGGAGCCGGGGCCTGCTTCCTCGGGGCGACGGGGCGGCGGGCACGCTGCCGGGCGGGCTTCATGGGCACTTCCTGGGGTGAGCGGTGGAGGGCAGTCTCATGGGGGTCTCTCCGGAGCGTCAAGGACGGCCTGGGTCGCCGCCCCTGGGCTTCCTCTACATGTCGCACAGCTCGATTCCGTCACGCGCATTCAGGAGGAAGCCCGCGCCGGCCGCCTGGAAGTTCTCCCCATCCGACGTCTGGGCGATGAAGTCCTCGCAGCCGATGACGAGCTTCTCACCGACGTCGAAGCTGTTGGCCTTGGCGTTGGGCTTGATGAGCTTCAGCTTGTTCTTCTTCCCGTCCCGCTTGAACAGCCCCTTGCGCCCACCGGCCACCCACAGCTCGTCGTTCCACCGGGCCACCGCCAGCAGGGGCCCGCGTGGCGCGGGGGCGGAGGCGATCTTCCCCCAGCCCTGCGAGGAGCCCTCCAGCAGGGTGCCCGCGCTGCCGGTGGCATAGAGCTCGTCCGGGCCGGCGACGAAGACGCTCAGGAGGATCTCCTCGGTCGGCGTGGGGAACTGCTTCCACTGACCGCCGTCCCAGCGGGCCACGCCCCCGTTCTCTCCCACGGCGTAGAGAAAGTTCCGGTCGAGCCCGTGAATGGCGCGAATGCCGAACTCGGGCGCCGGCAGCTCCTTCCACTTCTTGCCGTCGAAGCAGAACAGGTAGTTCTTCCCCTCGTACGAGCCGGCCCACGCCAGGACGAACTTGTCATCCAGTCCCCAGATGCCATCCAGCGACTGCCCCAGCTCGTGGGTCTTCCACTTCTTGGAGCTGTCCTTGGCGAGGATGTCCGGGTTGACGTACACGTCGCCCGCGGACAGGCCGCTGACGTAGACGACGCCGGCCGGTGAGCGCCACAGCCGGGTGAACCAGCCAGTGGAGCCGAAGTGGGACTGGACGGTGATCATCCCGCCCTTGCCCGGCTTGTGGGTCATCACCCAGCACTCCGCCTCCTCGGGCTTGTAGCCGCGCTCGTCGTCGTAGCGCTGGGCGAGATAGCAGCACTCGTCCGTCCCCGTGCCTTGGACGCTGTAGTAGTTGGTGGCGATGGCCATACCTGGTGCTCCTACCTAGATGGTCGTGTTCGAGGCATTGGTGTTCGTGAAGCCCGTCGGGGTCGTCTTCGGCTTGCCCGGCACTCGGCCTTCCATGGGCAACAGCCCACCATCCTTGGCCCGGTGGGTCGCCAGCCAGTTGGCTTGATACTCGAGACACTCTTCCTCGGTCGGGGACTTCTTACCCTTCCCCATGGGCCCGGTGTCGGCCTTCTTCTTCTGAAGCTCCTTGGTGCGCTTGTCGAGCGCCTTCTTCACGTCCGGGTCCCTGTTGATCTTGTCCCGTCGTGCCTTGGGCAGATCGCTGAAGGTCTTCGCCGGCCTGGCCCCCGGGGGCAGCTTCTTGTTGTGCAGGGCGATCTGCTCCTGGCAGGCCTTGGAGTTGGCGGCCACGGAGTACTTGTCCACCACGTCGTTGCGCATCTCATCGAGGCTCTGCTTCCACGCGTCGATGATGCACTCGACGACCTTCTGCTGCGCCTGCTTCAGCCCCTTCTTGCCGGAAGGAGAAGAGGGCTTCTTCCGGCCCGACCTGCCACTGCGTCCCGCCCTCTTGCCCTTGTTCTCCTTCTTCGCCAGCTCCTTCGCCTGACCCTCCCGGGCCTTGGCGATGAGTCTGGCCTTGGCCTTGCGCTCGGGGGTGATCGCGCCCCGGTCCTTGTCCTCCTCGGTGGGCTTGCCGTTGATGCGCGACTCGCCACCCTTGGCGGCGATCTCCGCCGTGCCACGAGCGCTGTTCTCGATGTCGGCCATCGTGGCCTTGGTGACGCCCTTGTTCTGGAGGTACTTCTTGTTCTGCTCCTCGCGCCGGGTGATCTCGAAGTGATCGCTGCCGGGATCATTGGACCGGCCCACGTGGTCCATGCAGAAGGCCTTGTTGTCCTGGTACCCGTAGCCTCCCGCGTGCTTGCCAGGCTCGCCTGGGATGTTGGTGCAGGTGTCGGCGCGTGCCCCCTGGTAGAACGCGTTCTGCGAGATGTGGCCCGACTGGGAGTTGGCCAGCGACCAGCTCTCCGGCCCCATCTCCTTCAGCGCGTTGGCGCTCTCCACGCACGAGCACGTCTTGCCATTCCTCGAGGCACAGTCGGGCTCGTGAGGCCGCTTCTTGCTGCCCCTCTTCTTGGCGTCCCCGTCGCGCTTGTCCCGGTAGTCCTTGCGCTCCTTGGCCTGGGCATCGGCGCGCTGATCGTAGGTGCCGAAGTTCTCCGGGTTGATGCCGCAGGCGACCAGCGCCGCGCGGCACGCGGCGGTCCAGAAGGCCCCCGCCCCACCTTTCAGCCAGATTCCCGGAGTCTGTCCCGACTTCCCCACGTTCGCTTCCTACCTGACTAGGTGCCCAGCGCGCTCTCGTTCAGCTCGACCTGGCTGCCCTCGATGGTGACCGAGGCGGCCCCCTCCACGAAGATTCCCGCGGACTTCACCACGACCTTCGACGGGCCACAGGTGAGGGTGATGGTGCCGCTGCCCTTGAGCTTGAGCTGAGGCGCCGTCACCAGCACCGGGCCGCCCGCGCTCAGGCTGTGGCTGCCGGAGATGTTCTGCTTCTGCGCGCCCGCGATGTTGAGGGCGATGGCCGCCTTGGCATCCACCGCGAGCGACTCCTTGGCATCCACCATGTAGATGCCCACCGTCTCCGCCTTGGCCGCGCCGGTGGTCTCCGCCTTGCCGCCACCGATGAGCTCCACGCGCGCGGCGCCCACCGTCTCCGTGGCCGCGCCGCCCACCGCGAAGGACACGCCCTTGAGCGAGTTGAAGGCCGCCAGCCCGCCCACCGTCTCCGTCACCGAGCCGTTCACCACGGTGTCCCACGTCCCGCTGCCTCCGCCCGTGGCGCCCGCCGCCCCCTCCGGAGCCGCGTCCCCTCCCCCACCGCCGC contains:
- a CDS encoding DUF2169 family type VI secretion system accessory protein, with product MNLPELNTRTDATVELLPKFGLDGAPCYVVVIKQRFSVQPMGAVRRETGAKVRLVDEPWDPDVPESSIRYPSDACLRKPSTDVVVVGSAVAVDAQPVTELDVRVQVGPVSKQLKVFGLRVWFKGALGMTLTPPKPFQSLPLRWEYAYGGMDTSNPKELAHEPRNPVGRGVVADSDSLLHKPGPQIEDPDDLIRGARSRPAPAGVGPIGPGVEPRLRYAGTYDDRWQKERMPLPPLDFDERHNQVAAPGLICPSYLRGGEPVLLVGLHEDGPLEFELPRLAFYVGSQTVDGTQEHRPVLDTVLLEPNERRFELTWRSLVPVPKWARELKSITVFEKEFLG
- a CDS encoding HEAT repeat domain-containing protein, producing the protein MADPRDSKKPPSSKRSPGAAGAGMGGGGPTSSRDLLGRRALLDEALIGLRAIKDPNVPVRAIERNLRASLRALYGALASPSDAKQYNEGTATALNRALAALGSLEAMVTRDTGARRVTRNLREATQDWREAVGRTLLHPLQLPRPAEGEWPRALTGVPSLLTLERGPVPPAIVLPIEEEAPEIDVSMDPTPTERWMPVLSLEELLAQAEAAGEELGASGKKAPASRPARKKARPAVTPKEVEEAQFGLQLPRSEVEFARARAFFEELAMMSVMRQPDAGDLWSELSTVEERLLARVDGIVACGVDVLPELVKLLDDRPVPDPELTWAALFVHGCLAGDDALHQVARTVRTVGLEEPEIFDATADALAFVPHPGLESLLRGWLSGPEPTLQLLAVRVLGRRGMLRGEEALNFALDEDPKMALEGARALPWASGALDLGEMAELLRSEEEELVSFVIETFWLRHPETGVEQVRALVAEGQEGFASAALWLAIGGGPEAAADFEAALARGGKASPALLEALGWYGDLRFVEPLLAQLRAGQVAAVGALQRLTGASLTDDVPDPEYEKGEEPFVRGFSPPPQELELTADPESWTAWWRKHQERATLKKRYRWGHLWSPQDNLWEMEHAPASMRERRLAFHELVARTGATHPFDPRDFVARQQAMLARWREAPELRRAASGTWALSFSR
- a CDS encoding type VI immunity family protein — protein: MSEPVSEPYIDTMIDVEEDEPIIRVALGLTAYLAEPEFWAQEGAQRALDLLLGSSVADQLGYYTTSVMTEWEDLEEGTLRELRKGLSSRVLVQDRPRHLMSFRLADEPNCPEVGFSYTEIDPRRAERSAVLELTLPQEHPPEELLSLAIELGKLGPVHSLVGGYVGRWNVLHQGDAFNLFYRWAERYLGLDIQEPEEMATYTPEWLPGSNWLTLVSHRLAQTREFDVSTLRRDSWTQPVEVSVVGKGVLLQAGARPTMGDLNRLAYPEAYAEVARRLDPLFVEEPPEYWGLFTEKGKTRAWLRRLVEAGDWAA
- a CDS encoding PAAR-like domain-containing protein; translated protein: MSLTTTGMEAATEKQPLNFVQMAPNVCLIPAPPPPTGPQGIPTPFPITTTTSKIAEKPVAKVKHKGGKVPNLDSIFSGIKGNEAGVGQLPPGTPKKDIVTSVNRKNASAMVGCPNCQVGGKSFIMVGSPGFGNHS
- a CDS encoding WD40/YVTN/BNR-like repeat-containing protein, producing MAIATNYYSVQGTGTDECCYLAQRYDDERGYKPEEAECWVMTHKPGKGGMITVQSHFGSTGWFTRLWRSPAGVVYVSGLSAGDVYVNPDILAKDSSKKWKTHELGQSLDGIWGLDDKFVLAWAGSYEGKNYLFCFDGKKWKELPAPEFGIRAIHGLDRNFLYAVGENGGVARWDGGQWKQFPTPTEEILLSVFVAGPDELYATGSAGTLLEGSSQGWGKIASAPAPRGPLLAVARWNDELWVAGGRKGLFKRDGKKNKLKLIKPNAKANSFDVGEKLVIGCEDFIAQTSDGENFQAAGAGFLLNARDGIELCDM